The following coding sequences are from one Salvia hispanica cultivar TCC Black 2014 chromosome 3, UniMelb_Shisp_WGS_1.0, whole genome shotgun sequence window:
- the LOC125212546 gene encoding protein BRANCHLESS TRICHOME-like, translating to MMTMVMEVEPPFPPTPISPTWKLYENPFYISHQQQDHTQIHTLHLPISSRKITASFSDLPFIKPHMDSERKARKKMESLNRRLARELAEERRAREALQRACHDLSAELSAHKAEMAKMKRDMEEERKMLRTAEVIREERLQMKLSDAKFFLEEKLSQLQIKNGDDQRNCLTTKEAENPHIKRGIKGFVEFPKVVRAIGCTSSKHLGSKLECQKAQLKILLKQKGPLRFSGLIAR from the coding sequence ATGATGACAATGGTGATGGAAGTGGAACCACCTTTCCCTCCCACCCCGATCTCCCCAACCTGGAAACTCTATGAGAATCCCTTTTATATCTCCCACCAACAACAAGATCACACCCAAATCCACACGCTCCACCTCCCTATATCATCCCGCAAGATCACAGCCTCCTTTTCCGACCTACCCTTCATCAAGCCGCACATGGACTCTGAGCGCAAAGCTCGCAAGAAGATGGAGTCTCTCAACAGGCGCCTCGCACGGGAGCTGGCCGAGGAGAGGCGCGCCCGGGAGGCGCTACAGCGCGCCTGCCACGACCTCTCCGCGGAGCTCTCCGCCCACAAGGCCGAGATGGCGAAGATGAAGAGAGACATGGAGGAGGAGAGGAAGATGCTGCGCACGGCCGAGGTCATCCGCGAGGAGCGCCTGCAGATGAAGCTCTCCGACGCCAAGTTCTTCCTCGAGGAGAAGCTCTCCCAgctccaaataaaaaatggagatGATCAGAGGAATTGTTTGACGACGAAGGAGGCTGAGAATCCGCATATAAAGAGAGGGATAAAGGGGTTTGTGGAGTTTCCAAAGGTGGTGAGAGCGATCGGTTGCACAAGTAGTAAGCATTTGGGGAGCAAATTGGAGTGTCAGAAGGCGCAGCTCAAGATACTACTCAAGCAGAAAGGGCCGCTCAGGTTCAGTGGCCTTATTGCAAGATGA
- the LOC125210371 gene encoding uncharacterized protein LOC125210371 has product MGKLPFLEVLYIKQITEMKLVGRELLGVETSSSSSFSSSDDVVVFPKLKGLTFSGCHKWWEWEDITAEEEESVTFSVMPCLTRLSINWCEGMKKLPHRLLRKASSLQMLSVEHSLELVKSYGDKNGCFWRSITQNNPQLQLQL; this is encoded by the coding sequence ATGGGGAAACTACCTTTCTTGGAAGTTCTCTACATTAAGCAAATAACAGAAATGAAGTTGGTGGGAAGGGAGCTTTTGGGAGTAGAAacttcgtcttcttcttctttttcatcaAGCGATGATGTTGTTGTGTTCCCTAAACTGAAGGGGCTGACGTTTAGTGGCTGCCACAAATGGTGGGAGTGGGAGGACATAACAGCGGAAGAAGAGGAGTCTGTGACCTTCTCCGTGATGCCATGCCTCACACGGTTGTCTATCAATTGGTGTGAAGGTATGAAGAAGCTGCCACATCGACTCCTACGTAAGGCTTCGTCTCTGCAGATGTTGAGCGTTGAGCATTCATTGGAGCTAGTGAAAAGTTACGGAGACAAGAATGGTTGCTTCTGGAGATCCATAACCCAAAATAATCCGCAGCTTCAGCTCCAACTttaa
- the LOC125213966 gene encoding protein CANDIDATE G-PROTEIN COUPLED RECEPTOR 7-like → MSLPLLLLLTLLASASFSVAEIRSTQIRSDARPLILLDEFGFTHRGQLELNVSHLSLSGSTPDPPELSKVGFFLCTIDAWAHVLQQIEDAQINCVLRSDAIKRVFIFDQLSSPSASAFNFSYAESSADQYTLIFANCLPQLKVSMNVRSAMYNLEGGRSNRRDYLSAGKTILPRVYFLLSLIYFIMAALWINVLYKKRSTVFGIHFFMLAVVLLKTLNLLCEAEDKSYIKRTGSAHGWDVLFYIFSFLKGITLFSLIVLIGTGWSFLKPYLQDKEKKVLMIVIPLQVIANIAQVVIDETGPFGADWIAWKQVFLLVDVICCCAVLFPIVWSIKNLREAAKTDGKAAVNLMKLTLFRQYYIVVICYIYFTRVVVYALETITSYKYFWTSVVAGELATLAFYIFTGYKFRPEVHNPYFVIDDEEEEAAAEQLKLEDEFEL, encoded by the coding sequence ATGTCTCtccctctcctcctcctccttaCCCTCCTCGCCTCCGCCTCCTTCTCCGTCGCCGAGATCCGCTCCACCCAGATCCGATCCGACGCCCGCCCCTTAATCCTCCTCGACGAGTTCGGCTTCACCCACCGCGGCCAGCTCGAGCTCAACGTCTCCCACCTCTCCCTCTCCGGATCCACCCCCGACCCGCCGGAGCTCTCCAAGGTCGGTTTCTTCCTCTGCACCATCGACGCCTGGGCGCACGTCCTCCAGCAAATCGAGGATGCGCAGATCAATTGCGTCCTCAGATCCGACGCCATCAAGCGCGTCTTCATCTTCGATCAGCTCTCCTCCCCCTCCGCCTCCGCCTTCAATTTCTCCTACGCCGAGTCCTCCGCCGATCAGTACACGCTCATCTTCGCCAACTGCCTTCCGCAGCTCAAGGTCTCCATGAACGTCCGCTCCGCGATGTACAATTTGGAAGGAGGCAGATCCAACCGCCGCGATTATCTCTCTGCTGGTAAAACAATTCTTCCTAGGGTTTACTTCCTGCTCTCCCTCATCTATTTCATTATGGCCGCCCTTTGGATCAATGTCTTGTACAAGAAGAGATCGACTGTTTTTGGAATCCATTTCTTTATGTTGGCTGTGGTATTGCTGAAGACGTTGAATTTGTTGTGTGAGGCTGAGGACAAATCGTATATTAAGCGCACCGGATCGGCGCACGGTTGGGATGTGCTGTTTTACATATTCAGTTTTTTGAAGGGCATCACGTTGTTCTCCTTGATCGTTTTGATCGGAACTGGATGGTCGTTTCTGAAGCCGTATTTACAGGATAAGGAGAAGAAGGTTTTGATGATTGTGATTCCCCTTCAGGTTATCGCCAACATAGCTCAGGTTGTGATTGATGAGACAGGGCCGTTTGGGGCGGATTGGATCGCGTGGAAGCAGGTGTTCTTGCTCGTAGATGTCATCTGCTGCTGCGCCGTGCTTTTCCCCATTGTTTGGTCGATCAAGAACTTGCGCGAGGCGGCCAAGACTGATGGCAAGGCTGCGGTGAATTTGATGAAGCTCACTTTGTTTAGGCAGTATTACATCGTGGTCATATGCTACATTTACTTCACTAGGGTTGTAGTCTATGCTCTCGAAACTATTACATCGTACAAGTACTTCTGGACCAGCGTGGTTGCGGGGGAGTTGGCTACCTTGGCATTCTATATCTTCACAGGATACAAGTTCAGGCCTGAGGTCCATAATCCTTATTTTGTGATTGAtgatgaagaggaagaagCTGCCGCGGAGCAATTGAAGCTTGAAGACGAGTTTGAGTTGTGA
- the LOC125211348 gene encoding reticulon-like protein B16, translating to MENSNSEDLCCMEPNVEGTIDDPASTSSSYSLLGRHASGRHVVGGIQAADVILWRRYRVSFGLVVTTLSWLLIERSGIPFLSLCSDVLLIIVVLLYLQANYAEYRNKQLPTLPELILSEEMVNNAAASFRAKVNYMLLMAHDITLGKDFKLFFKVVIALWLLSVIGSLISFATLSYIGIIISIIIPALYDRFGDRVDQCVGMIHRQFSKHYKIVDESLNSRLPRALAKDKDT from the exons ATGGAGAATTCAAATTCAGAAGATCTGTGCTGCATGGAGCCAAATGTTGAGGGAACAATTGATGATCCAGCTTCGACAAGCTCATCCTACAGCCTGTTGGGCCGTCACGCAAGTGGTCGTCACGTGGTGGGGGGCATTCAAG CTGCTGACGTCATATTGTGGAGGCGTTATCGGGTTTCATTTGGCTTAGTTGTCACCACATTATCCTGGCTATTAATCGAGCGCTCAGGGATACCATTTTTATCCCTTTGTTCAGATGTGTTGCTGATTATAGTTGTTCTATTATATCTTCAGGCAAACTATGCCGAATACAGAAATAA ACAACTTCCTACATTACCGGAACTAATTCTATCAGAAGAGATGGTAAACAATGCTGCTGCATCTTTTCGTGCCAAAGTGAACTACATGCTGCTCATGGCTCATGATATTACTCTCGGCAAagatttcaaactttttttcaAG GTCGTGATTGCTCTATGGCTCTTGTCTGTGATCGGTAGCTTGATATCTTTTGCCACTCTTTCCTATATAG GGATCATTATTTCCATTATAATTCCAGCATTGTACGACAGATTTGGAGACCGAGTGGACCAGTGCGTCGGGATGATCCATCGACAGTTTTCTAAGCATTATAAGATAGTTGATGAAAGTCTCAATAGCAGATTACCTAGGGCTCTCGCCAAAGACAAAGATACTTAA
- the LOC125212138 gene encoding probable lysophospholipase BODYGUARD 1: MNSIYLQLMFRVRNNPLFFSILSLSLTLSTFAFVAYNLVPLSLFCSPFLLLPFLHITNQHFIFLYVVKKMIMAVKCGARMGGQLVNDIVSFLVFSMLDVVDVILCYVYKVADFFFEAEWKACYCSASAKESIAGRGKIVVSEAPGESKIVRLTCTKMQLEEISDTLYTRPSLVSAVSNSTALRPSKRTGVRSSFTVNSTVIEMLQGRVGGQQTLPVPRWSDCNCKTCTSWTAASCRDTLFVKVDGARENAGEDVVFIHGFISSSAFWTETLYPNFSKSAKSKYRLFAVDLLGFGRSPKPTDSLYTLREHLDMIQRSVLDPYKVKSFHIVAHSLGCILALALAVKHPSAVKSLTLLAPPYFPTPKGEAATQYMMKRVAPRRVWPVIAFGASMACWYEHISRTICLVICKNHRIWEFLTKLLTRNRIRTYLMEGFFLHTHNAAWHTLHNVICGTAGKIETYLDDVKNRLKCDITIFHGQNDELIPVECSYNLQSRIPRAHVKVVENEDHITIVVGRQKAFARELEAIWRNASP; this comes from the exons ATGAATTCAATTTATCTGCAACTTATGTTTCGTGTCAGAAACAACCCCTTATTCTTCTCCATCCTgtccctctctctcactctctccaCATTTGCATTTGTGGCCTATAATTTAGTGCCCCTTTCCCTTTTCTGCTCACCTTTTTTGCTCCTCCCATTCTTGCACATTACCaatcaacattttatttttctttatgttgTGAAGAAGATGATAATGGCGGTGAAATGTGGTGCGAGAATGGGAGGGCAATTGGTGAATGATATAGTGAGTTTCCTAGTGTTTAGTATGTTGGATGTGGTGGATGTGATTCTGTGCTACGTTTACAAAGTGGCGGACTTCTTTTTCGAGGCGGAATGGAAGGCGTGCTACTGTTCCGCCTCGGCGAAGGAGTCCATTGCCGGGAGAGGCAAGATCGTGGTGTCTGAGGCTCCCGGGGAGTCGAAGATCGTGCGGCTCACATGCACCAAGATGCAGCTTGAGGAAATCTCCGACACGCTCTACACGCGTCCCTCCCTCGTCTCGGCCGTCTCCAACTCCACCGCCCTCCGCCCCTCTAAGCGGACCGGCGTCCGGTCGTCGTTCACTGTGAACTCGACCGTAATCGAGATGCTGCAGGGAAGGGTCGGCGGGCAGCAGACCCTTCCCGTGCCGAGGTGGTCGGATTGTAATTGCAAAACTTGCACTTCGTGGACCGCTGCGTCATGCAGGGACACACTCTTTGTCAAAGTTGACGGAGCCCGAG AAAATGCGGGGGAAGATGTTGTCTTCATTCACGGCTTCATATCGTCGTCCGCGTTTTGGACGGAGACGCTCTACCCGAATTTTTCGAAATCCGCAAAATCTAAGTATAGATTGTTTGCGGTGGATTTGCTCGGTTTCGGGCGGAGTCCAAAACCGACGGATTCGCTCTACACATTGAGAGAGCATTTAGACATGATCCAACGCTCCGTACTTGACCCGTACAAGGTCAAGTCGTTCCACATTGTGGCGCATTCGCTAGGATGCATTCTCGCTCTAGCTCTTGCAGTCAAGCACCCTTCTGCGGTCAAATCACTAACGTTGCTTGCACCT CCATATTTCCCGACGCCGAAAGGCGAGGCAGCGACGCAGTACATGATGAAGAGGGTGGCCCCGAGGCGTGTGTGGCCGGTGATCGCGTTTGGGGCATCGATGGCGTGCTGGTACGAGCACATTAGCCGGACGATCTGCCTAGTCATTTGCAAGAACCATCGCATTTGGGAATTTCTCACCAAACTTCTCACCAGAAATAG AATAAGGACATACTTGATGGAGGGTTTCTTTCTGCACACACACAACGCAGCGTGGCATACGCTACACAACGTTATATGCGGCACCGCGGGCAAGATCGAAACCTACTTGGACGATGTGAAGAATCGACTCAAATGCGACATCACCATATTTCACGGCCAAAATGACGAACTCATCCCCGTGGAATGCAGCTACAATCTGCAGTCAAGAATCCCTCGAGCGCACGTTAAGGTTGTCGAAAATGAAGATCACATCACCATTGTTGTAGGAAGGCAGAAGGCCTTCGCCAGGGAGCTCGAGGCAATATGGAGGAATGCAAGCCCTTGA
- the LOC125212233 gene encoding homeobox-leucine zipper protein ATHB-12-like yields MSINIQKSFRNCRKQRFSDDQIKSLETTFKTEARPELRLKHHLANKLGLQPRQIAIWFQNKRARSKSKQIEQEYSVLKSNYDHLALQFEALRKENQTLLIQVQKLRKKADCEENDKNTLKLAASEIPRLLLDINGNEICGELKGRVDYLEEEADADVLYMAQIAESSLPSPQDSCSLESCNFLDNTGGSAQWWDF; encoded by the exons ATGTCTATCAATATTCAAAAGAGCTTCAGAAACTGTAGGAAACAAAGATTCAGCGATGACCAAATCAAGTCACTGGAGACGACATTCAAGACGGAGGCTAGACCGGAGCTACGCCTGAAGCATCACCTAGCTAACAAGCTTGGGCTGCAGCCACGACAGATCGCGATATGGTTCCAGAACAAGAGGGCTAGATCAAAGTCCAAGCAAATCGAGCAGGAATACAGTGTGCTTAAGTCCAACTACGATCACTTAGCTCTACAGTTTGAGGCATTGAGGAAAGAAAACCAAACATTGCTTATCCAG GTGCAGAAACTCAGAAAGAAGGCTGATTGCGAGGAAAATGACAAGAATACATTGAAATTGGCAGCTTCTGAGATCCCAAGATTACTACTAGACATCAACGGCAATGAGATATGTGGTGAACTGAAAGGAAGAGTAGATTACCTGGAGGAAGAGGCAGATGCTGACGTTCTGTATATGGCTCAGATTGCTGAAAGTTCCTTACCATCGCCTCAAGACAGTTGTAGCTTAGAATCTTGTAATTTTCTTGATAATACTGGAGGTAGTGCACAGTGGTGGGACTTCTAG